Proteins encoded by one window of Deinococcus sp. Leaf326:
- a CDS encoding prepilin-type N-terminal cleavage/methylation domain-containing protein: protein MRGPVREQGFTLIELLVIILIIGILAAVLIPNLQGARRTANDTVAVNCGRGLVQAAISAKLDQGPGAAYRPAAQLLNTPLGQVCQAPQLEIQTVEADTEGFRYTVRHLGGQRTIVATRSGLQREN, encoded by the coding sequence GTGAGGGGGCCGGTTCGGGAGCAGGGCTTCACCCTGATCGAGTTGCTCGTGATCATCCTGATCATCGGGATTCTGGCGGCTGTCCTGATTCCGAACCTGCAGGGAGCGCGCCGGACGGCGAACGATACCGTGGCCGTGAACTGCGGCCGAGGCCTAGTACAGGCGGCCATCAGCGCCAAGCTCGATCAAGGCCCTGGCGCTGCCTACCGGCCAGCGGCGCAACTCCTGAACACGCCCCTTGGGCAGGTCTGTCAGGCCCCTCAACTAGAAATTCAAACGGTCGAGGCCGATACCGAGGGCTTTCGGTATACGGTGCGGCATCTGGGTGGACAGCGGACGATTGTGGCCACTCGGTCCGGCTTACAGCGCGAGAATTAA
- a CDS encoding plasmid pRiA4b ORF-3 family protein yields MPTETSTKATSIPVTPDAMLQLKLTLEGLRPAIWRRVTIPANATFTGLHGVIQGAMGWENYHLYSFKQERREIVGQQRLFKVFDCVRVKVEYLYDFGDSWTHQVVLEKVLANPLDRQPRVLAGEHAGPPEDCGGVWGYAELLDILNDPSHPEYNERLAWVGGAWDPEQFDLNEANARLPHLRLLKV; encoded by the coding sequence GTGCCCACAGAAACGTCCACGAAGGCGACGAGCATTCCGGTAACACCGGACGCCATGCTTCAACTCAAGCTTACGCTCGAAGGGCTGCGTCCGGCCATCTGGCGTCGCGTAACAATTCCCGCGAACGCAACGTTCACCGGACTGCATGGTGTGATTCAAGGCGCAATGGGCTGGGAAAACTACCACCTATATAGCTTCAAGCAGGAGCGGCGGGAGATCGTAGGCCAACAACGTTTGTTCAAGGTATTTGACTGCGTGCGGGTCAAGGTGGAATATCTCTACGATTTCGGGGATTCGTGGACGCACCAGGTCGTGCTGGAGAAGGTGCTTGCTAATCCATTGGATCGGCAGCCGAGGGTCCTCGCGGGAGAACACGCTGGCCCACCAGAGGATTGTGGTGGTGTGTGGGGGTATGCCGAGTTGCTCGACATTCTCAATGACCCTAGCCACCCGGAGTACAATGAGCGACTGGCCTGGGTGGGCGGGGCATGGGATCCTGAGCAGTTCGACTTGAATGAAGCGAACGCGCGATTGCCTCACCTACGATTACTTAAGGTCTGA
- a CDS encoding type IV pilin protein, with protein MHTRSIPQRTQGFTLIELLVVIAIIGILAALFLPSYQRAQKRPHDAAALQCARAIVTAENVGFVERRAFEGNLAALGEDVKEVCQDQGVQVLNAGRGNGTAATPGNNQIATSGDNYAFSVWHPNGTGSYHYNRNEGTRENGGRLTLQPF; from the coding sequence ATGCATACCAGATCTATCCCACAGCGGACGCAAGGCTTCACGCTCATCGAGTTGCTCGTCGTCATCGCCATCATCGGCATTCTCGCCGCCCTCTTCCTCCCGAGTTATCAGCGCGCCCAGAAGCGCCCCCACGATGCTGCGGCCCTTCAATGCGCGCGCGCCATCGTGACCGCCGAGAACGTCGGCTTCGTCGAGCGGCGCGCCTTCGAAGGCAATCTGGCGGCCCTCGGTGAAGACGTCAAAGAGGTGTGCCAGGACCAGGGCGTCCAGGTCCTGAACGCTGGGAGAGGCAACGGGACAGCCGCTACGCCGGGCAACAATCAGATTGCGACGTCCGGGGATAACTACGCTTTCTCGGTCTGGCATCCCAACGGCACGGGTTCGTACCACTACAACCGCAATGAGGGCACCCGCGAGAACGGTGGACGCCTCACCCTCCAGCCGTTCTGA
- the cas5 gene encoding CRISPR-associated protein Cas5: MNSPPIGIRAWGKSASFTRYDTPTERDTYPMLTVPAADGVLTSIYWQPGLRYKILAN; the protein is encoded by the coding sequence ATGAACTCTCCACCCATCGGCATTCGTGCCTGGGGCAAGAGCGCGAGCTTCACCCGCTACGACACGCCCACAGAACGCGACACCTACCCCATGCTCACCGTCCCCGCCGCCGACGGCGTCCTCACCTCCATCTACTGGCAACCCGGACTTCGCTACAAGATTCTGGCCAACTGA
- a CDS encoding carboxylesterase family protein produces the protein MKERCLVQIANVNHAFKAASADPCPSSPHHAAFPRFCWRRTTGQQRYRAARRPNRQGRRPWHHPRAPWTGTLDATQYKSGCPQVARYGLTEAGYNEDCLYLNITSPWTANTNTQKKLPVVVWMYGGAFVGGSTALYPLEKLAREGQVLVVSMNYRLGVFGFMAHPNFDAAANGSLGLEDQRAALRWVQKNITAFGGDPDNVTIAGESAGAASVCMHLIAPEETKGLFQKAIIQSAGCVHPFKTVTENGKTGEKVAALVGCNDAAKALACMRAVPVKTLLEAGSKVAGADIMTFVPSIGSKAQPRQGREAFATGQIVRVPIL, from the coding sequence ATGAAAGAAAGATGTTTGGTCCAAATAGCTAACGTTAATCATGCTTTCAAAGCAGCGTCAGCTGATCCGTGCCCTTCCTCTCCTCACCACGCTGCTTTCCCTCGCTTCTGTTGGCGCCGCACAACAGGCCAGCAGCGATACCGCGCAGCGCGTCGTCCAAACCGACAAGGGCGCCGTCCGTGGCACCATCCCCGCGCCCCCTGGACCGGCACGCTCGACGCCACCCAATACAAGAGTGGCTGCCCCCAGGTCGCCCGCTACGGCCTGACCGAAGCCGGCTACAACGAAGATTGCCTCTACCTTAACATCACCTCCCCCTGGACGGCCAACACCAACACCCAGAAGAAGCTCCCGGTCGTGGTCTGGATGTACGGCGGCGCGTTCGTCGGCGGCTCCACCGCCCTCTATCCCCTCGAGAAACTGGCCCGCGAGGGTCAGGTGCTCGTCGTGTCCATGAACTACCGCCTCGGCGTCTTCGGTTTCATGGCCCACCCGAACTTCGATGCCGCCGCCAACGGCAGCCTCGGCCTAGAAGACCAGCGTGCCGCCCTGCGCTGGGTCCAGAAGAACATCACCGCTTTCGGTGGGGATCCAGACAATGTCACCATCGCCGGCGAGTCCGCTGGCGCCGCTTCCGTCTGCATGCACCTGATCGCCCCCGAAGAAACGAAGGGACTCTTCCAGAAGGCCATCATCCAGAGCGCCGGCTGTGTCCATCCCTTCAAAACCGTCACCGAGAACGGCAAGACGGGCGAGAAGGTCGCTGCTCTGGTGGGTTGCAATGACGCCGCCAAGGCGCTGGCTTGTATGCGGGCTGTCCCGGTCAAAACCCTCCTCGAAGCCGGGAGCAAGGTCGCGGGCGCGGACATCATGACCTTCGTCCCCAGCATCGGCTCCAAGGCTCAGCCCCGTCAGGGCCGGGAAGCCTTCGCGACGGGTCAGATCGTCCGCGTGCCCATCCT
- a CDS encoding type IV pilin protein gives MMSSRQHGFTLIELLVVIAIIGILAALFLPSYQRAQKRPHDAAALQCARAIVTAENVGFVEKRAFEGNMAALGEDVKEVCQDQGVQVLNSGLGGITAASAGNNQIAYSNDNFAFSVWHPSGSGGYHYNRNDGTRENGGKLTLQPF, from the coding sequence ATGATGTCCTCTCGTCAACATGGCTTTACCCTGATCGAGCTCCTCGTCGTCATCGCCATCATTGGTATCCTCGCCGCCCTGTTTTTACCGAGTTATCAGCGGGCCCAGAAGCGCCCTCATGATGCCGCTGCCTTGCAGTGCGCCCGGGCCATCGTGACGGCCGAGAACGTCGGCTTCGTCGAGAAACGCGCCTTCGAGGGCAATATGGCGGCTCTCGGTGAAGACGTCAAAGAGGTTTGTCAGGACCAGGGCGTTCAAGTCCTGAACAGCGGTTTGGGGGGCATTACGGCCGCGAGCGCCGGCAACAACCAGATCGCCTACTCCAACGACAATTTCGCTTTCTCTGTCTGGCACCCCAGCGGCAGTGGCGGCTACCACTACAACCGCAACGACGGCACCCGTGAGAACGGCGGCAAGCTCACCCTTCAGCCCTTCTGA
- a CDS encoding helix-turn-helix domain-containing protein — translation MLLHKRLRTLRQASNLRLKDVSLTCGLSVPDLSELERGRTPPSLNALEAIAQAYTLTVQEVLMDVNGYGTTTDDGLPAGLAVLIADPVLSQGLTPDWVHTLARIELRGKRPRDKDAWYEIWRHLRWGMV, via the coding sequence ATGCTGCTGCACAAACGCCTCCGTACCCTGCGCCAAGCGTCCAATCTTCGCTTGAAGGACGTGTCCCTGACCTGTGGGTTGAGTGTGCCCGACCTGAGCGAGCTGGAGCGCGGCCGCACCCCGCCCAGCCTGAATGCCCTGGAGGCGATTGCCCAGGCCTACACCCTCACGGTGCAAGAGGTGTTGATGGACGTGAACGGATACGGCACCACCACAGACGACGGCCTGCCCGCGGGCCTGGCCGTGCTCATTGCCGACCCCGTGCTGAGCCAGGGTCTCACGCCGGATTGGGTCCACACGCTCGCTCGTATCGAACTCCGGGGCAAACGGCCACGGGACAAGGACGCGTGGTATGAGATCTGGCGGCATCTGCGCTGGGGTATGGTCTGA
- a CDS encoding HU family DNA-binding protein, with product MSVSSPQLPSPTASPTGDGVTLSNLQIAYRLICEENDLKDVAEAQRILDQLATIIFLSLSEGNDVNLKNIGTFTVESTRSHKNNLRPGEICPARRRGKFRLARFLQDGF from the coding sequence ATGAGCGTGTCCTCTCCTCAACTCCCCTCACCGACCGCCTCGCCCACTGGCGATGGGGTCACCCTCAGTAATCTTCAGATCGCTTACCGCCTCATCTGCGAGGAGAACGATCTGAAGGATGTCGCCGAAGCGCAGCGGATTCTCGATCAGCTCGCCACCATCATCTTTCTCTCGCTGAGTGAAGGCAACGATGTCAACCTCAAGAACATCGGCACGTTCACCGTCGAATCCACCCGCTCGCACAAGAACAATCTCCGCCCCGGGGAGATCTGCCCGGCCAGGCGTCGGGGGAAATTCCGGTTGGCCCGGTTCCTGCAAGACGGATTCTGA
- a CDS encoding linear amide C-N hydrolase, with protein sequence MSPVRSTLTHLKTVNARVITTLMAGALVLSFPAQACTRIAYEGLDGMVAVGRSMDWVENPQSNMWAFPRGMQRAGASGQNSLRWTSKYGSVITSMYDFSTVDGINEKGLSANVLYLGVADYGKRDVAREGLSVTAWGQYVLDNFATVKEAVDALQADKIQITTKQVPTAIGPVDAVGHLAITDRTGDSAVFEYIKGKLVIHHGHEFNVMTNDPTLDQQLAVNDYWKPLNGAFLPGTENSAERFVRADYYLRNVPKSGDFRQALADTFSIIRNASVPFEPIGKDHPNLDPTMWRTASDNKNLTYYFESTTSPNVVWVSLGSLDLSAKGKVKRLELTGNAILSGDVSGGFKDAKAFAFLETGQ encoded by the coding sequence ATGTCACCTGTCCGCAGCACCCTGACCCACCTGAAAACCGTCAACGCCCGTGTCATCACCACGCTCATGGCCGGCGCGCTCGTCCTCAGTTTCCCCGCTCAGGCCTGCACCCGGATTGCCTACGAAGGCCTCGATGGCATGGTCGCCGTTGGGCGCAGCATGGACTGGGTGGAAAATCCTCAGTCCAACATGTGGGCCTTCCCCAGAGGTATGCAGCGTGCGGGGGCGTCGGGTCAGAACTCGCTGCGTTGGACCTCGAAGTACGGCAGCGTCATCACGAGCATGTACGACTTCTCCACGGTGGACGGCATCAACGAGAAGGGTCTGAGCGCGAATGTGCTGTACCTGGGGGTCGCAGATTACGGGAAGCGCGATGTCGCCCGTGAGGGACTCTCCGTCACTGCCTGGGGTCAGTACGTGCTCGACAACTTTGCGACGGTGAAGGAAGCGGTCGACGCGCTGCAGGCCGACAAGATCCAGATCACGACCAAGCAGGTGCCCACGGCGATCGGTCCGGTCGATGCGGTCGGTCACCTGGCGATCACGGACCGCACGGGGGACTCGGCGGTCTTCGAGTACATCAAGGGGAAACTGGTTATCCATCACGGCCACGAGTTCAATGTGATGACCAATGATCCGACGCTGGATCAGCAGCTGGCGGTGAACGACTACTGGAAACCGCTGAATGGGGCGTTCCTGCCGGGCACCGAGAACTCGGCGGAGCGGTTCGTGCGTGCGGACTACTACTTGCGGAATGTGCCGAAGTCGGGGGACTTCCGGCAGGCGCTGGCGGATACGTTCAGCATCATCCGGAATGCGTCGGTGCCCTTCGAGCCGATCGGGAAGGATCACCCGAACCTGGATCCGACGATGTGGCGCACGGCGAGTGACAACAAGAACCTGACGTACTACTTCGAGTCGACGACGAGTCCAAACGTGGTCTGGGTGTCGCTGGGGTCGTTGGATCTGAGCGCGAAGGGGAAAGTGAAGCGGCTGGAGCTGACGGGCAACGCGATCCTGAGTGGGGACGTGTCGGGTGGATTCAAGGACGCCAAGGCGTTCGCCTTCCTCGAAACCGGCCAGTAA
- a CDS encoding AAA family ATPase, with translation MTLPPLIGRVQRHWRTQAGLDGCILLVDEVEHRLTAPRGLSPVLKGAQLQVTVEAGEIVTAERLVAEAEIAWAFYARLPGPAARNVIKVIHALGDQTHKLVQGPHAPLSGVPGCTPSLLKAMREYARKEGRLYTTLRALADLGLPPEHARKLVKTHGAGAVRYFQDDPYAGVQHGIALSVLDYAARIQGLSLFDPRRGPALAYEIVRLAGLEYGHTCLPLPVLYGELRDLHALEEEEAVDAVKRAFHAGYLKEALGAAYLPDQLRLESRLAEDVIRLIICAPKPAVPRLPPYLTDEQGAAVTLGCQSALCIITGGPGTGKTTTLKALLDSLEGAELQTLLCAPTGKAASRMSQSTSREATTLHRVLCYNGSAYSGELIQADAVVVDEVSMASNELLSQLLRAVPDGARVILVGDEDQLPPIDAGHPLAALVRTLPTARLTKTHRQAQGSPILKLAGMLISGEVPVQTGVPFQAAETTHQIVDLVQTHLTPQGPPIVLTAGKAGPLGVDALNLGLQAALNPGAGRLRVGDPVMATRNNHETGLMNGMTGRVTAVGEHLQCVFDDLPHTFSAEEAEQLTLAYAMTIHRSQGSEWPAVIVVLAAAHQRLLSRQLAYTAVTRAKSVLIAAGERAAWTYCAQTNAPYRNSMLERFLRL, from the coding sequence ATGACCCTTCCGCCCCTGATTGGCCGTGTCCAGCGGCACTGGCGCACCCAGGCCGGACTTGACGGGTGCATCCTCCTCGTCGACGAAGTCGAACACCGCCTCACCGCTCCACGCGGCCTGTCCCCCGTCCTCAAAGGCGCACAGCTGCAGGTCACGGTCGAAGCGGGGGAGATCGTAACGGCCGAGCGTCTTGTGGCGGAGGCGGAGATTGCCTGGGCGTTCTATGCCCGTCTCCCGGGGCCCGCCGCACGGAACGTCATCAAGGTCATTCACGCCCTGGGGGATCAGACCCACAAGCTCGTGCAGGGACCGCACGCACCCCTCAGTGGCGTGCCCGGTTGCACGCCCTCCCTCCTAAAAGCGATGCGCGAGTACGCCCGTAAGGAAGGCCGCCTCTACACCACCCTGCGTGCGCTGGCCGACCTGGGCTTACCACCCGAGCACGCCCGCAAACTCGTCAAGACCCATGGCGCCGGCGCGGTCCGATACTTTCAGGACGATCCCTACGCCGGAGTACAGCACGGCATCGCGTTGAGCGTGCTGGACTACGCGGCCCGCATTCAGGGCTTGAGCCTGTTCGATCCCCGGCGGGGCCCGGCGCTGGCGTACGAGATCGTGCGTCTGGCCGGCCTGGAGTACGGCCACACCTGTCTGCCGTTGCCCGTGCTGTACGGCGAGCTGCGGGACCTGCATGCCCTGGAAGAGGAGGAAGCGGTCGATGCGGTGAAGCGCGCCTTCCACGCCGGGTACCTGAAAGAAGCGCTAGGCGCCGCGTATCTGCCCGACCAGCTGCGTCTGGAATCGCGCCTCGCCGAGGATGTCATCCGGTTGATCATCTGTGCCCCAAAGCCGGCCGTCCCGCGCTTGCCTCCTTACCTGACGGATGAGCAGGGCGCGGCCGTCACCCTGGGCTGCCAGTCGGCCTTGTGCATCATCACGGGCGGCCCAGGCACCGGGAAGACGACGACCCTCAAAGCGCTGCTAGACAGCCTGGAAGGCGCGGAGCTCCAGACGCTGCTGTGCGCACCGACGGGGAAGGCCGCGAGTCGCATGAGCCAGAGCACGTCGCGCGAGGCCACCACCCTGCACCGCGTCCTCTGCTACAACGGCTCCGCGTACAGCGGTGAACTCATCCAAGCCGATGCTGTGGTCGTAGATGAGGTCAGCATGGCGAGCAACGAACTGCTCAGTCAGCTGCTCCGAGCCGTGCCGGACGGCGCGCGCGTGATCCTGGTCGGCGATGAGGACCAGCTGCCGCCCATCGATGCGGGGCACCCACTGGCCGCCCTTGTCCGGACGCTCCCCACCGCCCGCTTGACGAAGACCCATCGCCAAGCCCAGGGCAGCCCCATCCTGAAACTCGCCGGCATGCTCATCAGCGGAGAGGTCCCGGTCCAGACGGGGGTGCCGTTCCAGGCTGCTGAGACGACCCACCAGATCGTTGACCTCGTTCAGACGCACCTGACTCCTCAAGGCCCCCCCATCGTCCTGACCGCGGGAAAGGCCGGGCCTCTCGGCGTCGACGCTTTGAACCTTGGCTTACAGGCCGCACTCAACCCGGGAGCTGGACGCTTGCGGGTGGGCGACCCGGTCATGGCCACCCGCAACAACCACGAGACCGGACTAATGAACGGCATGACCGGTCGAGTCACGGCGGTGGGTGAGCACCTGCAGTGCGTCTTCGACGATCTGCCGCATACCTTCTCTGCGGAAGAAGCGGAACAGTTGACCCTGGCCTATGCCATGACGATCCACCGTTCGCAGGGCAGCGAGTGGCCAGCGGTGATCGTGGTCCTGGCGGCGGCGCACCAGCGACTGCTGTCCAGACAACTCGCTTACACAGCCGTGACACGCGCGAAATCGGTACTGATCGCTGCCGGTGAGCGAGCCGCCTGGACGTACTGCGCGCAGACGAATGCGCCCTACCGGAACTCCATGCTGGAGCGCTTTCTGCGTCTCTGA
- a CDS encoding type IV pilin protein — MRSPQHQQGFTLIELLVVIAIIGILAALFLPSYQRAQKRPYDAAAQQCGRAVWTELTARRAESPSFRTDTNLSALGSDVAEVCQGQGVQVHYFDSAGISKASTGNSQVSLGAEYYCYLTWSPNGTKLYEWQKGCNASGRVMNAIDW, encoded by the coding sequence ATGCGTTCCCCACAGCATCAGCAGGGCTTTACCCTGATCGAATTACTCGTGGTCATCGCCATTATCGGCATTCTCGCGGCGCTCTTCCTGCCGAGTTACCAGCGGGCCCAGAAGCGCCCGTACGACGCGGCCGCGCAGCAGTGCGGGAGAGCCGTCTGGACAGAGCTCACGGCCCGACGGGCCGAGTCTCCGAGCTTCCGCACGGATACCAATCTCAGTGCGTTGGGGTCCGACGTGGCGGAAGTCTGCCAGGGCCAGGGCGTCCAGGTCCATTACTTCGATTCCGCAGGTATTAGTAAGGCCAGCACTGGGAATAGCCAGGTCAGCCTTGGCGCAGAGTACTACTGCTATCTCACCTGGTCGCCGAACGGCACGAAGCTCTACGAGTGGCAGAAGGGGTGCAATGCGAGTGGCCGCGTCATGAACGCCATCGACTGGTGA
- a CDS encoding type IV pilin protein — MISSRQHGFTLIELLVVIAIIGILAALFLPSYQRAQKRPFDAATVQCGRAIVTNEVAYRAEHQTFTNNMDALGADVKEVCQDQGVRWSAHAGGVAADSASQPFHGDADNLAFKVWHPNGTGFYRWWTQSPSPQAIGDRLNRKFDWDGNIQ; from the coding sequence ATGATTTCTTCTCGTCAACACGGCTTTACCCTGATTGAGCTCCTCGTCGTCATCGCCATCATCGGCATCCTCGCTGCGCTCTTCTTGCCGAGTTACCAGCGCGCCCAGAAACGGCCCTTCGACGCGGCTACCGTGCAGTGCGGCCGGGCGATCGTCACCAACGAAGTCGCGTACCGCGCAGAGCATCAGACGTTTACGAACAACATGGATGCCCTGGGGGCGGACGTCAAGGAAGTGTGCCAGGACCAGGGGGTGCGGTGGAGTGCGCATGCCGGTGGCGTGGCCGCGGACAGCGCCTCCCAACCCTTCCATGGGGATGCGGACAACCTGGCCTTCAAGGTCTGGCATCCGAATGGGACCGGGTTCTACCGGTGGTGGACGCAATCGCCGTCGCCCCAAGCCATCGGTGACCGCCTCAACCGCAAATTCGATTGGGACGGCAACATCCAATGA